A genomic segment from Candidatus Eisenbacteria bacterium encodes:
- a CDS encoding glycosyltransferase family 39 protein, giving the protein MTQRRIIPICLFLLGLLIGSLRLAGPASDLYPVEGDSAKYHAIGQGFKALYAHPAHYAGLWITRGARHEDLQRIGFDSWVLQHAPAYTALLGLFYILPGDDVAAGRFLTLLLFALGAALLFALAREIFGVPAGLVGAILFLLWPAHWLHGTAILTEIPMATAGLAAAYAFVRTAGAQRRSRWFLGGAMIGLLVLTKTPLRFLALPWIVLEALIERSGPRGVRLRRAGWRLAGWGATQIVWLVFLWGFHLSPNPLKGQGDDWLWVYRGNYLPDRGWETVGIGDAATPELYEGARRAGAYPQREQKGAMYREAFLATLRGDPGGMLALMIAKAGIYWRFPATKTFVRAGPIEMPPPIRLQPALAIAALAGLALCLGKGGGRAWLPAAVPIFLTFLFATTHLVSRYNIPALPFGMLYGAGAAQGALRLTRQLLHRLRAGRQGPAWAIRPADRPLWIARALLVLLPIGVIAAGTVANDADPDARRITLRRPGDGVRLALLLPGGIAGKDFASAEIVADMLPSVRGEMTLSIRLSGTEVARIDGRPRSGRESFLLDQRIHEEGDRYARILRSVERHLDGFVRKRRGCSSVGLDYYRQWHRFPVSPEIAFATPEPVLEIVVLESRGGSMDIYLDRDAPASGSPDRVIMMPAFLDNAYELSSYRFDALASDRQLADARLIRPASILSSRRKAERMEGAGGARPLRGEPRIRLRAKLPGGLGLVSTGGGGVEPAYVTDPGRALRMLSPREIRSLQADRDRYISGYVTF; this is encoded by the coding sequence ATGACGCAGCGGCGAATCATCCCGATCTGCCTGTTCCTCCTCGGCCTGCTGATCGGATCGCTGCGGCTCGCCGGCCCGGCGTCTGATCTCTATCCGGTCGAGGGGGACAGCGCGAAGTACCACGCGATCGGGCAGGGCTTCAAGGCGCTCTACGCCCACCCGGCGCACTACGCGGGGCTCTGGATCACGCGGGGGGCGCGCCATGAGGATCTCCAGCGGATCGGGTTCGACTCCTGGGTCCTCCAGCATGCCCCGGCCTACACCGCCCTGCTCGGGCTCTTCTACATCCTCCCGGGGGATGATGTCGCGGCGGGCCGGTTTCTGACCCTGCTGCTCTTCGCGCTCGGAGCGGCTCTTCTCTTCGCTCTGGCCAGGGAGATCTTCGGCGTGCCGGCGGGCCTCGTCGGAGCGATTCTCTTCCTCCTGTGGCCGGCCCACTGGCTCCATGGAACGGCCATCCTGACAGAGATCCCGATGGCGACGGCGGGGCTTGCGGCGGCCTACGCGTTCGTGCGGACCGCGGGCGCGCAGCGCCGCAGCCGCTGGTTCCTGGGCGGCGCGATGATCGGTCTGCTCGTTCTGACGAAGACGCCGCTTCGATTCCTCGCCCTTCCATGGATCGTCCTCGAGGCTCTCATCGAGCGCAGCGGCCCGCGCGGGGTCCGGCTGCGCCGGGCCGGGTGGAGGCTCGCGGGCTGGGGAGCGACGCAGATCGTCTGGCTCGTCTTCCTCTGGGGATTCCATCTCTCGCCGAATCCGCTCAAGGGACAGGGGGACGACTGGCTCTGGGTCTATCGGGGCAACTATCTGCCGGATCGAGGATGGGAGACGGTCGGGATCGGCGACGCTGCGACGCCGGAGCTCTATGAGGGCGCGCGGCGGGCCGGGGCGTACCCCCAGCGGGAACAGAAGGGGGCGATGTACAGGGAAGCGTTCCTCGCGACCCTGCGCGGCGACCCCGGAGGAATGCTCGCGCTGATGATCGCGAAGGCGGGCATCTACTGGCGCTTCCCCGCCACGAAAACGTTCGTCCGGGCGGGGCCGATCGAGATGCCTCCGCCGATTCGGCTCCAGCCGGCCCTCGCGATCGCCGCGCTGGCGGGGCTCGCTCTCTGTCTCGGGAAGGGCGGGGGAAGAGCCTGGCTGCCTGCGGCGGTCCCGATCTTCCTGACCTTCCTCTTCGCGACGACGCACCTCGTGAGCCGCTACAACATCCCCGCGCTCCCCTTCGGGATGCTCTATGGAGCGGGGGCGGCGCAGGGCGCGCTCCGGCTGACACGGCAGCTTCTCCATCGGCTGCGGGCCGGCCGGCAGGGGCCGGCATGGGCCATCCGTCCTGCGGACAGGCCGCTCTGGATCGCCCGCGCGCTCCTAGTGCTGCTCCCCATCGGCGTCATCGCGGCGGGGACGGTCGCCAACGACGCCGACCCGGATGCCCGGCGGATCACGCTGCGCCGCCCCGGCGATGGGGTCCGTCTCGCCCTTCTGCTCCCCGGGGGGATCGCCGGGAAGGACTTCGCCTCGGCCGAGATCGTCGCCGACATGCTCCCTTCGGTCCGCGGGGAGATGACCCTTTCGATCCGCCTCTCAGGAACGGAGGTGGCCCGCATCGATGGGCGGCCGCGGAGCGGGCGAGAGAGCTTCCTCCTGGATCAGAGGATCCACGAGGAGGGGGATCGTTACGCGCGGATCCTCCGTTCCGTCGAGCGCCACCTCGACGGCTTCGTCCGCAAGCGGCGGGGATGCTCGAGCGTCGGACTCGACTACTACCGCCAGTGGCATCGATTCCCTGTGAGTCCGGAGATCGCCTTCGCGACGCCCGAGCCTGTGCTCGAGATCGTGGTCCTCGAGTCCCGAGGCGGTTCGATGGACATCTACCTCGATCGCGACGCGCCCGCTTCCGGCTCGCCCGATCGAGTGATCATGATGCCCGCCTTCCTCGACAACGCCTATGAGCTCTCGTCCTATCGCTTCGACGCCCTCGCATCGGATCGGCAGCTCGCCGACGCGCGGCTGATTCGCCCCGCGAGCATCCTCTCCTCGCGTCGCAAGGCGGAGCGGATGGAAGGCGCGGGCGGCGCCCGGCCCCTGCGGGGCGAGCCGAGGATCCGTCTGCGGGCGAAGCTCCCCGGCGGTCTGGGTCTGGTGTCGACGGGAGGGGGGGGAGTCGAGCCCGCCTACGTGACAGACCCGGGGCGCGCGTTGAGAATGCTCTCGCCGCGCGAGATCCGCTCGCTCCAGGCCGACAGAGACCGCTACATCAGCGGCTACGTGACGTTCTGA